One genomic window of Rhinolophus ferrumequinum isolate MPI-CBG mRhiFer1 chromosome 23, mRhiFer1_v1.p, whole genome shotgun sequence includes the following:
- the DEFB126 gene encoding beta-defensin 126, translated as MKSLLFTLATFLLLAQLVSGDFFIKKCANRYGNCRKKCKTGEIHIKPPTSMCSKQTMCCILSGKELYPLICGNYSNTATTVGVPKTMTATTVGVPKTMTATTVGVPKTMTATTVGVPKPMTTKMGKTSRPATWVAINLTKNMAASTTVKKIRGAARPNS; from the exons ATGAAGTCCCTATTATTCACTCTTGCAACGTTTTTGCTCCTGGCCCAGTTGGTCTCAG gtgatttttttataaaaaagtgtGCAAACAGATATGGCAATTGCAGGAAGAAGTGCAAAACTGGAGAGATACACATAAAGCCGCCTACTTCCATGTGCAGCAAGCAAACAATGTGCTGTATTCTGTCTGGGAAAGAGCTTTATCCTCTCATCTGCGGTAACTACTCAAACACTGCAACTACAGTAGGAGTTCCAAAAACTATGACTGCAACTACAGTAGGAGTTCCAAAAACTATGACTGCAACTACAGTAGGAGTTCCAAAAACTATGACTGCAACTACAGTAGGAGTTCCAAAACCTATGACGACCAAGATGGGGAAGACCTCAAGGCCTGCGACATGGGTGGCAATTAACTTGACCAAGAACATGGCGGCATCGACCACGGTGAAGAAGATCAGGGGGGCAGCCAGACCTAACTCTTGA